A segment of the Nostoc sp. TCL26-01 genome:
GCCAGATGGGAAGATTTGGGGTATTGATGCTTTCATTAACTTACTAACCAAGCGCAGTCAAGAAGATACTTGTGAGCTAAATCAGATATTGGCGAATATTCTCGCTGTGAATACTCAGAACCATCTTGACGATGACTTGTCTTTGATAAAAATCACTTTTGGTTAGTTGAGAAAATTAGCTGGGATTTGGCATTCTTGAGCATCTTATTGAATTGACATAACTTGATGATGGAAGTCACCTCGGTCAGCAAAAGTTTGAAATATTCTATCCATTTTAGTTAGTTCAAACAACATTCTCACTTGATCATTGATAGAACAGAGAAAAAGTTTGACATTAGCACTTCTTGTCATTTGCATTGCCGATACTAAAGCACCTAAGCCAGAACTATCGATAAATTTTACTTCTTGCATATCGATTAGTAAAATCTGCACTCCGGTTTCCACAATGCTGCTAACTTCGCGCCGCAGTTCATTACCTCTAATTCCATCTAAAATTCCCGATAATTCTAGTATCTCAACACTCGAATTCATGATGTTAATCCCTGGTAACTTGACTGGTTAACTATATACTACTATTTTGGCATTGACCGAATAGAAACGGCAAGATGTCTAGTTTTTTTATTTTAAATATATAGCTTATTACTATTGGCGATCGCCGCAAAAAAACCAGCATCAACCCATTGCCGAGAAATTTCAAAAGCTTCAAAATAGCCATTTCTCTGACCTAATTCTCTAGCCCAAAATCGGGATAAAACAAGTATGGCATCTAGTTGCATAAATGCTTTATTTGACTCAGATTCATAACAACCAATAGCAGCAATTTTTTCCTCAATTACAGACGTGATGTCAACAAAAAAGTTGGGTTCAAAACCACGCAAAAAAACAGGTGGTGCTGAATACCACAGAGGGATGTTTTTGCGAGTGGCTACATTAGAAACTGCGATCGCACACACTTCATGATCTCTATGCCCATATTTTTCCGGTTGTGGTGCGTGAGTAATAATCAAATCGGGTTGCCAACGTCCAATAGATGCTTCAGTAACTTTGATTACTGCTTGTGTTGAGAAATTACACTCCTCAAGTGCATGAAACTCATAAGTTGCACCGATGATTTTACCTGCTTCTTCTGCTTCTTGATGACGTGTACCCTTCATGGACGAACTAGAAAGACTACCATCAGTCAATATTAAACAGTGAACATTCCATCCTGTCTTAGACATTAAGCTCAGAGTACCAGCAGCAGGTAGAACTTCATCATCAGCATGAGCATAAACTGTTAAAACAGTTCTCCGATCAAATTTATTTGCCTCTAAATAAGTGTTCATCGCTGTTTTCTGTACATCTTTAGTTATTTGATCTTTGCCTGCGTCTTTATCGAACAGAATTCAGAAATCAGGAGTCAGAATGGGCTAAACGCCCCGCTACCGCTAACAGCATGAATTAGAGTCCAACACTTCGACTGAATCAGTACATTGCTGAGTGAAGAATAGTGGTTTAAAATCTCGTTCCTAGTAGGCGAAAAAAATTAAAATATTCTTCCTAATTAAAACTCTATCTCTTTAAGGGTAGAGTATTCTGTATTCTGAATTCTGTATTCTGACTCCTGTTTATTTTTGCACTGCTGGCAATGGCTGCCAAACAGATGCACTGATAATAGCCCACAAAAGTGACAAGTTATAGATAGCCCATGCACCATTGATGAGGTGAAGCCAGGGATTATTTAAATTGCCAATGGCAAATTGATAAAGGCTCCATAACATTCCTAGAATAGTCAGGGTAAAAATAAGTAGTTGCGGCCAAACAAGTTGGATATATGTTCCAGATTGCCTCAGCTTAGGTGTTACTTGGAATTTGAGATTACCCCCAAAAAATACACTGAATATGGCTTGAATGAATAAGGGGAATAAACAGATTGTGTATTGTTCAGAGCGCCAAACTTCTCCAGCAGGAATGCCCCAAGTAGCAGTCATCGTAGTCAAACGGTTGATAATAAAAATGGGAAAAAAGTGGATAGCAAAATCAGCCCCGTAGCTTTTAACTGGAACGATATCTGTGAAAAAATAGATGATGGGGCAACAAAGAAAAACCAGAGTAGAAAAACCACAAAAATAGCTATACATTGTCTTAAAGTAATGCAATCGTTGCCAAAATGTTAGCCCTGGTTTTGTGAATGGATTCTCTCTGAGTAGTACTTGGATAGTGCCTTGCGCCCAACGTAGTCGCTGTTTCAGGGTAGATTTTAAGTCATCTGGTGCTAAACCTTCTGCTAAAAGTTCATGATGATAAATAGATTTCCAGCCAGCACCATGCAGACGCATTGCTGTATTCATATCTTCTGTGATACTGTTGCTGGATAGACCACCAATTAATTGAAATTCATTTAAACGCTTTTCATCTTTGGCAAACTCATCAGCAAAATGTTGTAGTCCAACACTAATCAGTGCTTCTCGCCGCAGAATGGCATTTGTACCCGTATAAAAAGCGGCATTCATGCCATCTTTGCCTTGCTGGAGTGGCCCATAAAATAAATTTGCTCGATGTCCAAACGGGTCGCCTGGAGGAAGATTGTAAAAATCCTGGGGTGTTTGGACAAAAGCAATTTGATTCTGGTCGTATTTTCCTGTGAAAAGATTATAGGTGTAGAAATAAGGCAGAACTCGCTTGAGAAATTGTGGCTTAGGAATATGGTCAGCATCTAGGGTCAGAATAAATTGTCCAGAAGTTTCTCCAGAAAAAATCGCGTAATTGAGATTGCCTGCTTTAGCGTGATGAGGTACACCAGCTGGTTTGGGACGAGCAATATAGCGAAAACGAGCAAGTTCCACTAGTTCCAATTCTTTCTGACGAATATCTGCTTCTAAGGCATTACGTTCAGTCGTGAGGCGATCGCTAATAGTATGATGTTCTGGAGGTAGCCACAGAATCAGCGATCGCAAACTTTGCACAAATCCAGTAGCAGACTCGTTAACTTCTGATGCTGAGGATGCTTGCAGCCATTTTTCAGCAGCTTGAGTATTAGGTATCAGATTTTCTAGTTGCTTTAAGCGCTCTAATAAACAAGCGTGTTCTGCATCAATCCTTTCTGCTTCTAGCCGTAATTGTGGTGATTGCAAATCCTCAATACACAATCTTTCTGTCATCGTGCGTATCTGGGCTGAATTACCATCATCCAGGACAAAAACACGCAACTTTGTCGGGGGGTAATCCATTGCTAGAGCAGCTTTGGCAGTTTTTTCGACAATTTCGGGCGGCTCGTTGTAGCACGTCACAAATACATCTATTGTTGGCCAGTCTGAACTTGGTATCGGTGGAGTCAGCTGATCGAGAGACTTAATCTGTCGAACTAAAGGCCGCCACAAGCCAATTACAAACATCATGCCGCCAAAATAGCTATAAATTTCGGCTATTAGCAAAGGAATAGAAATCCACAGCGCATCAAAATTAATCGAATGGGTAATGCGCCATTGCAAATACCAGAAACCAAAAATTAAATTTATTTCTGCTAGATAGCGAAATAATAGTGTTCTTTTTTTCAAGAATGAGCGACTGTTACCAGAAAAATTGGCTGAACTATTACTAATAGGAACTGAAGTCATAATTTTGGATTTTGGATGCGGAAAACTTGATAAATAACTGAAGCTTTGGGTTAACCCAACACCTTGATCTATGTTGGGTTGCGTTGCGCTTAACCCAACCTACTTCTGAGATTAAAGAGGATAATGCAACTTGTGCATACACAGTAGCTTTTCAAGGGTGGTGAGAGGGGATAAAAGACTTAATACAAGTATTCCCCAATAAAACTGATTAATCACACAAATATCTGGGTAATTGCAGAGAGCTGGACTTTGGACTAAAAAGCTAGAGAAAAGCAGTCAGCAGTAACACTGACGTGAGTTCGACAAATCTTTTTTGACCTCTCCCCCAACCCCTCTCCGACGCACAGAGGGCAGTGTGGTTTCATACAAACAGAGAAAAAACAAAACTTTGTTTCAAAGCCTCTCCCCCCGTGGGGGAGAGGTTTGGAGAGGGGTTTTTCCCGTCGTCGAACTCACGTCACATTAACACTGACTGGCGTAAAGTCAATAAAAGTAATCGATAAATCATTGACGTGATGATCCTGACGCAACTAGAAAAATTCCGCCAAGCTATCTACGATAGTTTGGGGAAGGCCAAAGATGCAGTATTTAAATTGATGGATGCAGTATTGACAAGTCTGAGTATCCCATCATTTGTAAGCTTGTCACAAAGCCGCCGGACGTAATCGTAAATTCCAACCCTTACGGCTCACTTGGTTGGGGGATGCTCCCTATTTAGTTACTACTGAAGCTTTCTAATAGCTTCCAGCGCTTTTTGGTACGCATTTGTGTCTCCTTGTTCTAGAAAGAGACTAGCTGCTTTTTGTAAATCGGCTATTGCTCCTTGTTTATCTCCCAAGTCTCTACGGACAACAGCTCGAATGCCATAAGCTAAGGCATAGTTAGGATTAATCTTAATTGCTTGGCTATAATCTTCAATTGCTCCTTGTTCATCTCCCAAGCCATAGCGGACATATCCCCTATAAAAATAGGCATTAGTATTTCTGGGATTAATTTTGAGAGCTTGATTATAATCTTCAATTGCTCCTTTTTTATCTCCCAACTCTCTGCGCCCATTGCTCCGCTTGATATAATTGGCATCGTTGGGATTAATCTTGAGAGCTTGATTGTAATCTTCAATTGCTCCTTTTTTATCTCCCAAGTCGCTGCGAACTAATCCTCTAACGTAATAGACATTGGCATCGTTGGGATTAATCTTGATATATTGGGTAAAATCTTCAAGGACTTCTTTCTTATTTCCCAAGCTATAATGCACAGAGGCCCTGAATAAATAACCATCAGCAGACTTAGGATCAATCTTTATAGCTTGGTTAGCATCCTCAATTGCCCTTTTTTTGTCTCCTGAAAGGAAGTAGGCAATTCCCCTATGGGCGTAGGCATTAGCATAATTGGGATTGAGACGAATTGCTTGAGTATAGTCAGCAATAGCTCCTTGAAAATTGTTTTTATCAGATTTATCTTTACCTTGAATGAAGAAGTCGTCGGCTTTCGGTGCTGTAGCTAAGGAAGAACTAGGAGGACGAATACCCACATCGACCCCAGATTGGGCTGATAGTCTCAAAAAAGTATTAATGGGAATCCCTAAATTAAAACCTGATTTTAACTGGGCAACTGTAGGATTGATTGTCGATGTTTCGTAGTTTGCTTCCTCTCCTCGACCATGAATTCCGATCAGTTCACCTTTGTCATTCAACACCGGGCCACCACTCATCCCTGGTAGGGTCAGATTGTTGTAAGCTAAAGCATATCCATCACGCTGGGGTTTGGAGGCATTTGCCGTAATTTGCCCAGGAACAAAATTGTAAACCGTGTTGAAAAATCCTGTTTTGGGGAAGCCAGCTACATAAGCGGTTGTTCCTTCTGGAGATTCGTCGGAGTTACCTATCTTGGCAACAGGGTAATTTTGACTGCTGGTAAACTGGACAACTGCTAAATCTACATCTGGCAGTTTTTTAACAGTGCTGTAGTTGAGTGGATAACGTTGTCCATCTGGGGTGACAAGTTCATATTTAGCTTGAGTTGCGACTACATGAGCAGCAGTCAAAACAGTGTAAATATCACCCTCTTTTTTAATAATTACCCCAGTCCCAGAACCTTCTTGATAATTAATTAGTACCGTAATTGCTTTCGCAATCTTGGCTACTTCTGATGAAGATAATGCTACAGCAATTTGTGGTTGTATCAGAGCAATTGATACCCCAAAAATTACTGGTGCAAGTTCACCATAAAATTTCATCATCTGAGTTGATCTGCCCCATGCTACTTAACTTACCGCCAGATAAAATGGGTGCGTTGCGCTGTGCGACAACACACCCTACTGAAGATTTGCTACATCAGCTTTTTAATTAAAGCTAGGGCATCTTGATAATATTGTGTTTGACCTTTTTCTAAATAAAGGCTAGCGGCTTTTTGTAAGTCTGCTACTGCTCCGCGTTTATCTCCCAAATCACGACGAGATAAGCCTCGGTTGTAGTAAGCATTGGCGTACTTGGGATCAATCTGGATGGTTTGACTGTAATCTGCGATCGCTCCTTCGTTGTCTCCCAAATCAGCGCGGATATTTCCTCGGTTGTAATAGGCGTTGACATATTTAGGATCAATCCTCACAGCTTCGGTATAATCTGCTATTGCTCCTTGATTGTCTCCTAATTGACGACGAGAAATTCCCCGGTTGTAGAAGGCGTTGACGTATTTGGGATCAATGTTGACGGCTTTGGTATAGTCGTTGATTGCTCCTTGATGATCTTTCAAGTCAGCGAGGATATTGCCCCGGTTGTAGTAAGCATTGACATATTTAGGATCAATGGTTATGGCTTGGGTGTAATCTGCGATCGCTCCTTTGGTGTCACCTAGATCAGCACGAGCATTGCCCCTGTTATAGTAGGCATTGACGTATTTAGGATCAATTCTCACTGCTTCGGTGTAGTCAGCGATCGCTCCTTGCTTATCGTCTAACTGACGGCGAGAAACCCCTCGGTTATAAAAAGCTCTGGCATAATTGGGATTAATTTTGATGGCTTGGGTGTAATCAGCGATCGCTCCTTTGATGTCTCCTAAATCACCACGGGAAATCCCCCGGTTGTTGTAAGCGTTGATGTATTCAGGATCAATTTTGATTGCTTCGGTGTAATCAGCGATCGCTTGCTTATTGTTACCCAATTCCGCATGAGCTACCCCCCGATTATAAAAGCCTTTAGCATATCTGGGGTTAATTTTGATGGCTGCGTTATAATCAGCGATCGCTCCTTTTTTATCTCCCAACTCACTCCGAGCATTTCCCCTATCATTGTAGGCATTGACATAGTTAGGATTGAGGCTAATTGCTTGAGTATAATCGGCGATCGCTCCTCTCAAGTCTCCTTTGTCATACTTATCCCCAGCCTGGATATAAAAGTTGTCGGCTTTCGGTGTGATATTTACCGGGACTTTAGGTACAGTTACGCCCACTGCTACATCAGTTTTCGATGATAGCCGCAAAAAGGTATTGATGGGAATACCCAAATTAAAACCTGATTTGATAATAATGTCAGGATTTTTATCTGATACTTGATAGTTTTCTGCTGTATCCCCTCTCCCATGCACGCCGATCAGTTCACCGTTTTCGTTCAATACTGGCCCCCCACTCATCCCTGGCAGGGTATTATTGCTATACACCAAAGCATAGCCATCTTTCAGGGGTTTTGAGGCATTAGCCGTAATTCGTCCATCGATAAAGTTAAAAATCGAATTAGAAATTGCGGCTGTCGCCCTGGGGAAACCTGCGACATAAGCTGTTGTCCCTTCTGTAGAATTATCAGAGTTACCAATCTTGGCTACAGTGTAAGTCTGGTTGCTAGTAAACTGTACCAAAGCTAAATCAACCCCAGGTAACTTTCTCATCGTGCTGTAGTTGAGTGGATAGCGCTGATTATCTGGGGTAACGATTTCATATTTAGCTTGAGTTGCGACTACGTGCTGGGCGGTTAAAACAGTGTAGGTATCACCCTCTTTTTTAATAATTACACCTGTTCCCGCACCATTTTTGCTATCAATTAGCACTGTAATTGCTTTTGCTACTTTTGCCACTTCCGATGACGACAAGGCAGCAGCAATTTGTGGTTGTACCAGAGCGATAGATACTCCTAAGATGGTTGGTGCAATGGCATGATAGTATTTCATAGTTTTATTTTTATCCTGTATTAGTTATTGCTCCCCTACTTTTGTATAAAGTCAGGGATGATGTTTTTTATTGAGGCGCACGACAAGAATTATTAAATCCAAAAGCTTCTTGCCATCGTTTTACGTTCCCACTACCAATGGGGATAATTTTCGTATCCCCATTATCGAAAGTTAGACGTGCTTTGACTTCTTTGGCGGGAGCATTTCTGAGTAAGTTTGCCGCCTCCGCAGTGATATCAAACAGCGTATCTGTCATATACCAAGTACTAGAACGTTGGTATTTTGTATTGTTTGCATATTCAGTATATGTGTACTGTCCTTTTAACCCTCTTACCTGAGCTTTGGGACTGCGATTCAGTTGGAGAATTTGCTCTCCAATCCCCAATTCGATAAGTTTGGGGGCAATTTCGGCTATTTCTGCTTCACCGTTTGTGGGTGCTTTTTGCACAACCATTTTCACAAAACAGCCTTCTATTTTGCTACCCCAAAATGAAACTATGACAAATCTACCAGGACTAGGGCCATTAAAGGGTTGTTGAAACAGAGTTCCCAAAGGATCTTCCCCATGACGGTCAATCACTACCTTACCCAAGGAAGAATTCACCAAAGCATCTTTAATCCCAGCTACCTTATCGAATGGTAAACCATCACCACCCCAGGGCATTCCATTAACGGTGTCTAGTTTATCTTCATCAATAGTAGTTTGAGCGATCGCTATACTCTGAGAAAATAGTGCTGACATCACTACTAAAGCTACAAAACTAGATTT
Coding sequences within it:
- a CDS encoding STAS domain-containing protein gives rise to the protein MNSSVEILELSGILDGIRGNELRREVSSIVETGVQILLIDMQEVKFIDSSGLGALVSAMQMTRSANVKLFLCSINDQVRMLFELTKMDRIFQTFADRGDFHHQVMSIQ
- a CDS encoding PIG-L deacetylase family protein — its product is MNTYLEANKFDRRTVLTVYAHADDEVLPAAGTLSLMSKTGWNVHCLILTDGSLSSSSMKGTRHQEAEEAGKIIGATYEFHALEECNFSTQAVIKVTEASIGRWQPDLIITHAPQPEKYGHRDHEVCAIAVSNVATRKNIPLWYSAPPVFLRGFEPNFFVDITSVIEEKIAAIGCYESESNKAFMQLDAILVLSRFWARELGQRNGYFEAFEISRQWVDAGFFAAIANSNKLYI
- a CDS encoding glycosyltransferase produces the protein MTSVPISNSSANFSGNSRSFLKKRTLLFRYLAEINLIFGFWYLQWRITHSINFDALWISIPLLIAEIYSYFGGMMFVIGLWRPLVRQIKSLDQLTPPIPSSDWPTIDVFVTCYNEPPEIVEKTAKAALAMDYPPTKLRVFVLDDGNSAQIRTMTERLCIEDLQSPQLRLEAERIDAEHACLLERLKQLENLIPNTQAAEKWLQASSASEVNESATGFVQSLRSLILWLPPEHHTISDRLTTERNALEADIRQKELELVELARFRYIARPKPAGVPHHAKAGNLNYAIFSGETSGQFILTLDADHIPKPQFLKRVLPYFYTYNLFTGKYDQNQIAFVQTPQDFYNLPPGDPFGHRANLFYGPLQQGKDGMNAAFYTGTNAILRREALISVGLQHFADEFAKDEKRLNEFQLIGGLSSNSITEDMNTAMRLHGAGWKSIYHHELLAEGLAPDDLKSTLKQRLRWAQGTIQVLLRENPFTKPGLTFWQRLHYFKTMYSYFCGFSTLVFLCCPIIYFFTDIVPVKSYGADFAIHFFPIFIINRLTTMTATWGIPAGEVWRSEQYTICLFPLFIQAIFSVFFGGNLKFQVTPKLRQSGTYIQLVWPQLLIFTLTILGMLWSLYQFAIGNLNNPWLHLINGAWAIYNLSLLWAIISASVWQPLPAVQK
- a CDS encoding tetratricopeptide repeat-containing serine protease family protein, producing MMKFYGELAPVIFGVSIALIQPQIAVALSSSEVAKIAKAITVLINYQEGSGTGVIIKKEGDIYTVLTAAHVVATQAKYELVTPDGQRYPLNYSTVKKLPDVDLAVVQFTSSQNYPVAKIGNSDESPEGTTAYVAGFPKTGFFNTVYNFVPGQITANASKPQRDGYALAYNNLTLPGMSGGPVLNDKGELIGIHGRGEEANYETSTINPTVAQLKSGFNLGIPINTFLRLSAQSGVDVGIRPPSSSLATAPKADDFFIQGKDKSDKNNFQGAIADYTQAIRLNPNYANAYAHRGIAYFLSGDKKRAIEDANQAIKIDPKSADGYLFRASVHYSLGNKKEVLEDFTQYIKINPNDANVYYVRGLVRSDLGDKKGAIEDYNQALKINPNDANYIKRSNGRRELGDKKGAIEDYNQALKINPRNTNAYFYRGYVRYGLGDEQGAIEDYSQAIKINPNYALAYGIRAVVRRDLGDKQGAIADLQKAASLFLEQGDTNAYQKALEAIRKLQ
- a CDS encoding tetratricopeptide repeat-containing serine protease family protein, which codes for MKYYHAIAPTILGVSIALVQPQIAAALSSSEVAKVAKAITVLIDSKNGAGTGVIIKKEGDTYTVLTAQHVVATQAKYEIVTPDNQRYPLNYSTMRKLPGVDLALVQFTSNQTYTVAKIGNSDNSTEGTTAYVAGFPRATAAISNSIFNFIDGRITANASKPLKDGYALVYSNNTLPGMSGGPVLNENGELIGVHGRGDTAENYQVSDKNPDIIIKSGFNLGIPINTFLRLSSKTDVAVGVTVPKVPVNITPKADNFYIQAGDKYDKGDLRGAIADYTQAISLNPNYVNAYNDRGNARSELGDKKGAIADYNAAIKINPRYAKGFYNRGVAHAELGNNKQAIADYTEAIKIDPEYINAYNNRGISRGDLGDIKGAIADYTQAIKINPNYARAFYNRGVSRRQLDDKQGAIADYTEAVRIDPKYVNAYYNRGNARADLGDTKGAIADYTQAITIDPKYVNAYYNRGNILADLKDHQGAINDYTKAVNIDPKYVNAFYNRGISRRQLGDNQGAIADYTEAVRIDPKYVNAYYNRGNIRADLGDNEGAIADYSQTIQIDPKYANAYYNRGLSRRDLGDKRGAVADLQKAASLYLEKGQTQYYQDALALIKKLM